A window of Roseiflexus castenholzii DSM 13941 genomic DNA:
GATAGTGTCACTCACCGTGGCGGTGCGGTTAAGCGGATCGCGGGTTTTAACGTAGACGGTTCGCCAGCCCTGTCCATCTTCCAGATTCCAGGTTGTCTCGTTGGAAAATGGCATCCAGACGCCGTCGGCAAAGCAGGGATCAGCGCTGATCATCATCTGCGTCGCCGGACCCAGCCCCGCAAAGCCGTTCTGCTCCGCGCGATTGTAGATATAGAGATTGACCCGGGCAAGGGGTGTCGAGAGGGCTTCGTTCTCAATAATGACCGGCGCGTAGGATGGATCGGCGCCAAACATTTGTGCAATGTAACCTCGTCCATCGCCGGAACGCCGGTAGTATCCCAATCCAATCTCGCGAGAAACGGGATCGAGCAGATTCGCGCGATGACCCGGACTGTTCATCCATCCCTGGACCGCTCCTGCGGGGGTGACATATCCGCAGAAGGCATTTTCCGCGCCTGCGAGGGCCAGGTATCCAAAAGCGCGCGCACGATAGTCGGGCCAGTTTCCGTTGGTGTCCTGGTGACCACAGTACCATCCCGGACGGTTCTCGGTCGAATCCCACGCGAACCAGCGTGCAGCCGCAGTGAGTTGGCGGTTCCAGCGCAACGGAGGGATGCCATTGGCGCGTCGCGCCAGGTTGCTGAGATAGACTGTTTGCGCTTCGTTATGCCGCACATCCGGGGTTTGCGCCGGAGTAGGAGGCGCGCTCTGCACCGGAACAAAGCATCCGAAAAGCGCAATGCTTATAAGCGCCAATCTCTGCCAGTTCCGCATGAGTCGCCCGTCCTTATCTGAACATGCGTATGATACTGCGTCCATTGTTGCGCGGCGATGTATAATGGCCGCAGGCGGGTTGTGTTCCGCCCTTTTTTGAGTATATATCTACAAGAACGAACAGATCAATGGTCTCCGGCGACTATATTGTTGAGACTCCAGAGCAGATCGAACTGGCATACGATCTTGCCGGGATCGGTTCGCGGTTTCTGGCAGCAATTGTTGATAGCGCGCTGATCGCTCTTGCTGAATCGGCGCTCTTCTTCGCGCTGGCGCAGATCGCCGGCGCAATGGAGTTCGCCGAAAGTGTGCTTATCGCCATTGGCGCGGCGCTCGGGTTTGCCATTCTGTGGGGATACTACATCGCTTTTGAGTTGACATGGAATGGGCAAAGCCCCGGAAAACGCCTGATCGGGCTGCGCGTCGTTTCGGAAGGCGGACGCCCGATAACGGTCACCGGTTCGATCATTCGCAACCTGATCAGGATTGTGGACTTCCTGCCATTTCTGTATGGCATCGGAGTGATTGCGATGTTTATCGATGGACAGGCGCGGCGGCTGGGCGATCTTGCCGCCGGCACGCTGGTGGTGCGCGAGCGCGCCGATGTGACGCTCGAAGGTCTCGTTACACGTGCTGCGCCGGACATGCCGCCGCCGTCCGGCGATACGACTGATCTGATCGATGTCAGTCTGCTGACACCCAACGATTATGCGCTGCTGTGCGACTTTCTCGATCAGCGACGCGACCTGGCGCAGCCGGTGCGTCGGCGCCTGGCGGCGCAACTCGGCGAAGGATTGCAGGCGCGGCTGGGTGTGTTGCCTGAAAGTGATCCAGAGCGCCTGATCGAACGTGTGGCGCGCGCGTATCAGTATCAGCGACGCCGGGGATCATAGGACAAACCGGTTTCGCTCCGAGCCAATATCCATTGCTTCCCGCTTTCGCTGCTGCGGATCAACCGCTCATCGAAGCCGCCAGGCGCAGTGTGGCGGCATGAATGTCTACGGTGTCGGCAATCGCGCGGGCATACCCGCCAGCCATCGTGATTGCGACCGGGATGCCGGCGTTCCGACAGACCTCGAACACCATCCGGTCACGCTCCAGCAGACCGGCTTTCGTCAGGCTCAGGCGACCAAGCCGATCGTGCTCATAGGGATCGGCGCCCGCCAGGTAGATCGCCAGGTCGGCGCGACTACGTTCGACAGCCTGGCGCAACCCCGTTTCCAGCGCCGCCAGATACCCTGTGTCGCCGGTCCCGTCCTCCAGAGCAATATCGAGGTCACTGCGCTCTTTGCGGAACGGGTAGTTCCTGGAACCATGGATGGAAAACGAGAAGATGGTGTCGTCACCGGTGAGGATGGCGGCGATTCCGTTCCCCTGGTGCACATCACAATCGATGATAACAACCCGCCGGACGCGACCTTCCGCCTGCATAGCGCGCGCTGCGATCACGCTGTCGTTGAAGACGCAGTACCCTTCGCCATGATCGGCAAAGGCGTGGTGGGTGCCGCCTGCCAGGTTTGCCGCGAAGCCGTCGCCACTCAACGCTGCGCGACAGGCGGCAATCGTCGCTCCGACCGAGCGCCGCGAGCGCTCGATGAGGTGCGGCGACCAGGGAAATCCGATCTGGCGCATCTCGCGGTCGCTTATGGCGCCGGTTTTTATGCGATGCAGGTAATCGGCGGTGTGCGCGCGCAGAAGAGTGCGGTCATCAGCGGCTTCGGGGAGAATCAGGTCACCCAAACCCTCAGCCGCCGCCCGCTCGCGCAGCAAGGCGTATTTGGCGATGGGGAAACGGTGTCCTTCGGGAAGCGGAAGAACGAAGGAGTCGGAGTAGAAGAGTTTCATGATTCCTCTGGCAGCAGGGCGCGCACCCGTTCCAACGTATCGGCGTCAGCCGGGCGCTTGTCGCGCCGCCAGCGCAGAATGCGCGGGAAACGCACGGCAATCCCCGATTTATGGCGGTTCGAGCGCTGGACGCCCTCGAATGCCAGCTCAAAGACCAGTGCTGGCGTCACGGTGCGCACCGGTCCAAACTTTTCCACGGTATTTCGTCTTACGAAGGCGTCCACTTCGCGGATCTCGTCGTCGGTCAGTCCCGAATACGCTTTGGCGAACGGCGTCAACCGGTCGCCGTCCCACACGGCGAAGGTGTAGTCGGTGTAGAGGCTGGCGCGCTTACCGCTGCCGCGCTGCGCGTAGATCAGCACTGCATCAATGGTGTAGGGGGCGACTTTCCACTTCCACCAGTCGCCGCGCACCCGACCGACGCGGTAGGGCGAATTGCGTCGTTTGAGCATCAGACCTTCGACATTGCGCGCACGCGAGGTGGCCCACTGCGCCGCCAGGTCGTCCCAATCGGCAGCAACAATCACCGGCGAGAGCAGCAGCGCCTGACTATCCGGCGCACAGGTCGCAATCAGGCGCTCCAGTTCTGTTCTTCGCCACTCCAGCGGTTGGTGACGCACATCGACGCCATTGAGTTCGATCAGGTCGTATGCCAGGAGCGTGGCCGGCGCTTCGTCGAGAACGGCGCGTGTCAGGTTCTTGCGCCCGATCCGGCGCTGCAACTGCGCGAAAGGCAACACCGTGCCATGTTTCCACGGCAGAACCTCGCCGTCGATGACGATGCCATCAGGGAGAAGTGCGCCACTTGCCGCAATTTCGGGGAAACGGTCGGTCATCAGTTCTTCGCCGCGCGACCAGAGAAAGGTTTGCCCGGCGCGGCGGATCAACCGGATGCGGATGCCGTCCCACTTCCATTCCGCCTGCCATTCGTCGATTGATCCCAACGTTTCGGGCGGATCATCGAGCGGGTGTGCCAGGCAGAAGGGATATGGACGACTCACATCGGCGTCGGCAGTCTCGCGCGCCAGCAGCGCCCGGTAGAAGGCGGCGGACGGTTGCCATTCACCCATCAGGCGGTGCGCAATTGCAGCAGGGTCCGTACCGCTGGCGCGCGCCAACGCCCGCACAACCAGTTGTTGTGAGACGCCAACCCGAAATGCGCCGGTGATCAATTTGTTCCAGACAAAACGCTCGGTTCCGCCAAGGGTCGCCCATACAGCACGCACAATCGCGCGCTGCACTGCCTCCTCCCGATCACGCAGCGGGATCAGAACATCCTCGACCCAGCGATGGAGCGGCTGCGGACCTTCAAACGACAGAACCGACCGGTCCACATCCACCGACCACTCGCCGGGTTCCGGCAGCAACAGCGCGACCGTCTCGGCAAAGTCGCCGACGGCGTCGTAGCACTCGCCAAGGAGCCAGTCGGGAATGCCGGCCGCCTCGACCGCCCAGGCGCGGAGCGTCGGCAACGGCACAGCCTGACGCACGCGCCGACCAATGAGGAAGAAGATCGCCCAGGCAGCGTCAGCCGGTTCTGCGCGCTCAAAATAGCGCATCAGCGCCTCGACCTTCGCGCCGGTTCTGGTGGTCTCATCGAGATCGGTGTACAGTTGGGCAAAGTGTCGCATAGCGCCATGATACTCGAAGTGGGCGCTGTCCGTCCATGCTGCGGCTTCTGGAACGGCTGCGCTCTTCTCTGTGACCTGGATCGTCACGCCACGGCTTCGCCAGCGCGAACGCCGTTGTGTTGTGCGTGACCGGCGCATACGGCGTCTGGTTGCAGAATGGAAACTGTCGTGCGCTATAATGAAACCATATAAACCATATCATGGAGCAGGTTGATTCTTGGAGGCGTCGCATCATGCCCACATTGCCGGTTCGCATCGTCGTCATTCTGGGTCTCGCCGCCTTTCTGAGCCTCTCGCTCGACGCCGCAGCGCGCGTCCGTCCCACGCCCGCCGCGCCGCTGGCGTTTCCGACTTCGACGTTGGCGTTCCCGACTCCGTCTGATGATTCGGTCGCTGTTCCATTGGCGTTTCCGACTCCGCCAGCGACGCCGCCCGCCGCGCCGCTTGCGTTCCCAACTCC
This region includes:
- a CDS encoding histone deacetylase family protein, coding for MKLFYSDSFVLPLPEGHRFPIAKYALLRERAAAEGLGDLILPEAADDRTLLRAHTADYLHRIKTGAISDREMRQIGFPWSPHLIERSRRSVGATIAACRAALSGDGFAANLAGGTHHAFADHGEGYCVFNDSVIAARAMQAEGRVRRVVIIDCDVHQGNGIAAILTGDDTIFSFSIHGSRNYPFRKERSDLDIALEDGTGDTGYLAALETGLRQAVERSRADLAIYLAGADPYEHDRLGRLSLTKAGLLERDRMVFEVCRNAGIPVAITMAGGYARAIADTVDIHAATLRLAASMSG
- a CDS encoding RDD family protein, which codes for MVSGDYIVETPEQIELAYDLAGIGSRFLAAIVDSALIALAESALFFALAQIAGAMEFAESVLIAIGAALGFAILWGYYIAFELTWNGQSPGKRLIGLRVVSEGGRPITVTGSIIRNLIRIVDFLPFLYGIGVIAMFIDGQARRLGDLAAGTLVVRERADVTLEGLVTRAAPDMPPPSGDTTDLIDVSLLTPNDYALLCDFLDQRRDLAQPVRRRLAAQLGEGLQARLGVLPESDPERLIERVARAYQYQRRRGS
- a CDS encoding ATP-dependent DNA ligase, which encodes MRRSRTTQRRSRWRSRGVTIQVTEKSAAVPEAAAWTDSAHFEYHGAMRHFAQLYTDLDETTRTGAKVEALMRYFERAEPADAAWAIFFLIGRRVRQAVPLPTLRAWAVEAAGIPDWLLGECYDAVGDFAETVALLLPEPGEWSVDVDRSVLSFEGPQPLHRWVEDVLIPLRDREEAVQRAIVRAVWATLGGTERFVWNKLITGAFRVGVSQQLVVRALARASGTDPAAIAHRLMGEWQPSAAFYRALLARETADADVSRPYPFCLAHPLDDPPETLGSIDEWQAEWKWDGIRIRLIRRAGQTFLWSRGEELMTDRFPEIAASGALLPDGIVIDGEVLPWKHGTVLPFAQLQRRIGRKNLTRAVLDEAPATLLAYDLIELNGVDVRHQPLEWRRTELERLIATCAPDSQALLLSPVIVAADWDDLAAQWATSRARNVEGLMLKRRNSPYRVGRVRGDWWKWKVAPYTIDAVLIYAQRGSGKRASLYTDYTFAVWDGDRLTPFAKAYSGLTDDEIREVDAFVRRNTVEKFGPVRTVTPALVFELAFEGVQRSNRHKSGIAVRFPRILRWRRDKRPADADTLERVRALLPEES